The Streptococcus sp. VT 162 genome has a window encoding:
- a CDS encoding indole-3-glycerol phosphate synthase: MSQEFLARILEQKAREVEQMELEQIQPLRQTYRLAEFLKNHQDRLQVIAEVKKASPSLGDINLDVDIVQQAQTYEANGAVMISVLTDEIFFKGHLDYLREISSQVQIPTLNKDFIIDEKQIIRARNAGATVILLIVAALSEERLKELYDYATELGLEVLVETHNLAELEVAHRLGAEIIGVNNRNLTTFEVDLQTSIDLAQHFEEGRYYISESAIFTGQDAERLAPYFNGILVGTALMKAEDVAQRIKELQIDKG; encoded by the coding sequence ATGAGTCAGGAATTTTTAGCACGAATCTTGGAGCAGAAGGCGCGTGAAGTCGAGCAAATGGAGCTGGAGCAAATCCAGCCCTTGCGCCAGACCTATCGCTTGGCAGAATTTTTGAAGAATCATCAAGACCGCTTGCAGGTGATTGCAGAAGTCAAGAAAGCTAGCCCTAGTCTGGGAGATATCAATCTCGATGTGGATATTGTGCAACAGGCCCAGACTTATGAAGCAAATGGAGCAGTGATGATTTCGGTTTTGACAGATGAGATTTTCTTTAAAGGACATTTGGATTATCTGCGGGAGATTTCCAGTCAGGTGCAGATTCCGACGCTCAACAAGGACTTTATCATCGATGAAAAGCAAATTATCCGCGCTCGTAATGCAGGTGCGACAGTTATCTTGCTCATCGTCGCGGCCTTGTCAGAAGAACGTCTCAAGGAACTTTATGACTATGCTACAGAGCTTGGTCTGGAAGTCTTGGTAGAGACTCACAATCTAGCTGAACTAGAAGTAGCCCACAGACTTGGAGCGGAGATTATCGGGGTCAATAACCGCAACTTGACCACCTTTGAAGTCGACTTGCAGACCAGTATAGACTTGGCCCAGCACTTTGAGGAAGGTCGCTATTACATTTCTGAATCTGCTATTTTCACAGGGCAGGATGCGGAACGACTAGCACCATACTTTAACGGAATTTTGGTGGGAACAGCTCTCATGAAGGCAGAAGATGTAGCCCAGAGAATCAAGGAGTTGCAGATTGACAAAGGTTAA
- a CDS encoding N-(5'-phosphoribosyl)anthranilate isomerase, giving the protein MTKVKICGLSTKEAVETAVSAGADYIGFVFAPSKRQVTLEEAAELAKLIPVNVKKVGVFVSPSRAELLEAIDKVGLDLIQVHGQVADDLFEDLPCSSIQAVQVDGEGHVPNSQADYLLFDAPVAGSGKTFDWGQLDTSGLAQPFFIAGGLKEDNVAKAIQHFTPYAVDVSSGVETDGQKDHEKIRRFIERVKHGISRTK; this is encoded by the coding sequence TTGACAAAGGTTAAGATTTGTGGATTATCGACCAAAGAAGCGGTAGAGACAGCCGTATCAGCAGGGGCAGACTATATCGGTTTTGTCTTCGCACCCAGTAAAAGACAGGTGACCTTGGAAGAGGCTGCTGAGCTGGCAAAGCTCATTCCTGTTAACGTTAAAAAGGTTGGTGTATTTGTTTCACCAAGTCGGGCAGAATTACTAGAAGCGATTGACAAAGTTGGCTTGGACTTGATTCAAGTTCATGGTCAGGTAGCGGATGATTTGTTTGAGGATCTGCCTTGTAGCAGTATTCAGGCCGTGCAGGTGGATGGAGAGGGGCATGTCCCCAATTCTCAGGCGGACTATTTACTCTTTGATGCCCCTGTGGCTGGGAGTGGTAAAACCTTTGACTGGGGTCAACTGGATACGTCTGGACTAGCCCAGCCATTTTTCATAGCAGGTGGGCTTAAGGAAGACAATGTAGCAAAAGCAATTCAACACTTTACTCCCTATGCAGTAGATGTATCGAGTGGAGTGGAGACAGATGGACAAAAAGATCATGAAAAGATTAGAAGATTTATAGAGAGGGTAAAGCATGGCATATCAAGAACCAAATAA
- a CDS encoding tryptophan synthase subunit beta (catalyzes the formation of L-tryptophan from L-serine and 1-(indol-3-yl)glycerol 3-phosphate) encodes MAYQEPNKDGFYGKFGGRFVPETLMTAVLELEKAYRESQADPSFQEELNQLLRQYVGRETPLYYAKNLTQHIGGAKIYLKREDLNHTGAHKINNALGQVLLAKRMGKKKIIAETGAGQHGVATATAAALFNMECTIYMGEEDVKRQALNVFRMELLGAKVEAVTDGSRVLKDAVNAALRSWVANIDDTHYILGSALGPHPFPEIVRDFQSVIGREAKQQYRDLTGENLPDALVACVGGGSNAIGLFHPFVEDESVAMYGAEAAGLGVDTEHHAATLTKGRPGVLHGSLMDVLQDAHGQILEAFSISAGLDYPGIGPEHSHYHDIKRASYVPVTDEEALEGFQLLSRVEGIIPALESSHAIAFAVKLAKELGPDKSMIVCLSGRGDKDVVQVKDRLEADAAKKGEAHA; translated from the coding sequence ATGGCATATCAAGAACCAAATAAAGATGGATTTTACGGAAAATTCGGCGGACGTTTCGTCCCAGAAACATTGATGACAGCAGTTTTGGAGTTAGAAAAAGCTTATCGTGAAAGTCAAGCAGACCCAAGTTTCCAAGAGGAATTAAACCAGCTCTTACGCCAGTATGTAGGACGTGAAACGCCTCTTTACTACGCAAAAAACTTGACCCAGCATATTGGCGGAGCCAAGATTTACCTCAAGCGTGAAGACCTCAACCATACAGGGGCCCACAAGATTAACAATGCCTTGGGACAGGTTCTTCTGGCTAAACGCATGGGTAAAAAGAAAATCATCGCTGAAACTGGTGCTGGTCAGCACGGTGTGGCAACTGCAACAGCTGCAGCCCTCTTTAACATGGAATGTACCATCTACATGGGTGAGGAAGATGTCAAACGCCAAGCCCTTAATGTCTTCCGTATGGAGCTTTTGGGAGCTAAGGTTGAGGCCGTGACAGATGGTTCGCGTGTGCTCAAGGATGCGGTTAATGCAGCCCTTCGTTCATGGGTGGCTAATATCGATGATACTCACTATATCCTTGGTTCTGCCTTGGGGCCTCATCCTTTCCCAGAAATCGTTCGTGACTTCCAAAGTGTCATCGGTCGAGAGGCTAAACAACAGTACCGTGACTTGACAGGTGAAAATCTACCAGATGCTCTAGTAGCCTGTGTTGGTGGTGGTTCTAATGCTATCGGTCTCTTCCATCCATTTGTAGAAGATGAGTCTGTAGCTATGTATGGGGCTGAGGCAGCAGGACTTGGTGTGGATACAGAGCATCACGCTGCGACCTTGACCAAGGGACGTCCAGGTGTCCTCCATGGTTCTCTCATGGATGTGCTTCAAGATGCTCATGGTCAAATTCTTGAAGCTTTCTCTATCTCAGCAGGTTTGGACTATCCTGGTATCGGTCCAGAACACTCTCACTACCACGATATCAAACGTGCCAGCTATGTTCCTGTGACAGACGAGGAAGCCTTGGAAGGATTCCAGCTCTTGTCTCGTGTGGAAGGGATTATTCCAGCCTTGGAATCTAGCCACGCCATTGCCTTTGCAGTGAAATTGGCCAAAGAACTTGGCCCAGACAAGTCGATGATTGTCTGCCTATCCGGTCGTGGGGACAAGGATGTAGTTCAAGTCAAAGACCGCTTGGAAGCAGACGCAGCAAAGAAGGGAGAAGCTCATGCCTAA
- a CDS encoding tryptophan synthase subunit alpha, whose product MPKTLTEKLNAIKATGKGIFVPYIMAGDHEKGLDGLAETIHFLEDLGVSAIEVGIPFSDPVADGPVIEEAGLRSLAHGTSTQALVETLKIIQTEVPLVIMTYFNPLFQYGVKKFVKDLADTAVKGLIIPDLPHEHANFVEPFLADTDIALIPLVSLTTGIDRQKELIKGAEGFVYAVAINGVTGKSGNYRADLDKHLAQLHQVADIPVLTGFGVSSQADVERFNAVSDGVIVGSKIVKALHQGEPIQDFIKQAVAYQK is encoded by the coding sequence ATGCCTAAGACACTAACAGAAAAATTAAATGCTATCAAAGCGACTGGAAAGGGAATTTTCGTTCCTTATATCATGGCTGGGGACCATGAGAAAGGTTTGGATGGTCTCGCTGAAACAATCCACTTTTTAGAAGATTTGGGTGTTTCAGCCATTGAAGTGGGTATTCCCTTTTCAGACCCTGTTGCAGATGGACCTGTGATCGAAGAAGCAGGCTTGCGCAGTCTAGCTCACGGGACGTCTACTCAGGCTTTGGTTGAAACCTTGAAAATCATTCAAACTGAGGTACCACTTGTCATCATGACCTACTTCAACCCCCTTTTTCAGTACGGTGTGAAGAAATTTGTCAAAGATTTGGCAGATACAGCAGTTAAGGGCTTGATTATTCCAGACCTGCCTCATGAACATGCCAATTTTGTAGAGCCATTTTTGGCAGACACAGACATCGCCTTGATTCCCCTAGTTAGTTTGACAACAGGGATTGATCGCCAAAAAGAGTTGATCAAGGGAGCAGAAGGCTTTGTCTATGCCGTTGCCATCAATGGGGTGACAGGGAAATCAGGCAATTACCGAGCAGACTTGGACAAGCACTTGGCACAATTGCATCAAGTAGCCGACATCCCAGTCTTGACAGGTTTTGGTGTATCTAGTCAAGCCGATGTCGAACGTTTCAATGCGGTGTCAGATGGCGTTATCGTCGGTTCGAAAATTGTAAAAGCTCTCCACCAAGGAGAGCCGATTCAGGACTTTATCAAACAAGCAGTAGCTTACCAAAAATAA
- a CDS encoding transcriptional regulator, which produces MKIDRQMGIISHLVNKRKTTSKELSELFKVSTRTIMRDIDDLSLAGIPLYVMKGKNGGIFLMEDFQTDKPPLTQSERLSIESGLKSRYQVLEDASTFNAILKLNATNTYSDFEIDLSLSQGNLEIRTLIFKLLEAIRGRVKIKFSYINSQGLVSQKNCEPYRIVYKDRSWYMDAYDTEKARFSVFKVARISELTLSDTFSKRHFTPLPYDGGTWMNENKVPVILHVQKIVLDRFVELLGYNAIKPINSDIYEIIYPLNDNDWGYNTLLAFGKYITVISPKHFLKHFTNYIDTIHKQYPN; this is translated from the coding sequence ATGAAAATTGACCGTCAAATGGGGATTATTTCTCATTTAGTAAATAAACGAAAAACAACATCTAAAGAATTATCAGAACTTTTTAAAGTCAGCACCCGAACTATTATGAGAGATATTGATGATTTATCTCTTGCAGGCATTCCTCTCTATGTAATGAAAGGAAAAAATGGAGGCATTTTTCTTATGGAAGACTTCCAAACTGACAAACCTCCCCTGACCCAATCCGAACGGCTTTCAATCGAATCTGGTTTAAAAAGCCGTTATCAAGTATTGGAAGATGCCTCTACTTTCAATGCTATATTGAAATTAAATGCTACCAATACATACTCTGATTTCGAAATTGATTTATCTCTATCTCAAGGGAACTTGGAAATACGAACTTTGATTTTTAAGTTATTGGAAGCTATCAGAGGTAGAGTAAAAATAAAATTTTCCTATATTAATTCACAAGGACTGGTGAGTCAAAAAAATTGTGAGCCTTACCGTATTGTCTATAAGGACCGGAGTTGGTATATGGATGCCTACGATACTGAAAAAGCGCGTTTTTCTGTTTTTAAAGTTGCCAGAATTAGTGAACTTACTCTCTCTGATACTTTTTCAAAAAGACATTTTACACCACTTCCCTATGATGGTGGTACATGGATGAATGAAAACAAAGTACCTGTCATCCTGCATGTCCAGAAAATTGTTCTTGATCGATTTGTGGAACTCTTAGGCTATAATGCCATAAAACCTATTAATAGCGATATTTACGAGATTATTTATCCGTTAAACGACAATGATTGGGGATACAATACCTTGCTTGCTTTTGGAAAATACATCACTGTTATATCTCCTAAGCATTTCCTAAAACATTTCACCAACTATATAGATACCATTCATAAGCAATACCCAAACTAA
- a CDS encoding peptidase: MIDLYFFLVGSILASFLGLVIDRFPEQSIIRPASHCNSCQTRLRPLDLIPILSQVFNRFRCRYCKIRYPFWYALFELGLGILFLTWSLGWISFGQVILITAGLTLGIYDFRHQEYPLMVWLTFHLILMAFCGWNLVMVFFLVLGIMAHFIDIRMGAGDFLFLASCALVFSVTELLILVQFASVAGILAFLSQKKKERLPFVPFLLLAATIIIFYQFLLVC; encoded by the coding sequence ATGATTGATCTTTATTTTTTTCTTGTCGGGAGCATTCTCGCTTCCTTTCTCGGTTTAGTCATTGACCGTTTTCCTGAGCAATCCATTATCCGACCAGCTAGTCACTGCAATTCCTGTCAGACTCGCTTGCGTCCCTTAGATTTGATTCCTATCCTTTCGCAGGTCTTCAATCGCTTTCGCTGTCGCTACTGCAAGATTCGCTATCCATTCTGGTATGCCCTCTTTGAACTCGGCTTAGGAATCCTCTTTCTGACTTGGTCTTTGGGTTGGATTTCCTTTGGTCAAGTCATCCTAATCACTGCTGGCTTGACCCTAGGAATCTACGACTTTCGCCATCAGGAATATCCCTTAATGGTTTGGCTAACTTTCCACCTAATCCTCATGGCTTTCTGTGGTTGGAATCTGGTTATGGTCTTCTTTCTTGTCCTCGGAATCATGGCTCATTTTATTGATATCCGCATGGGCGCAGGGGATTTTCTCTTTCTGGCTTCTTGTGCGCTCGTCTTTAGCGTGACAGAATTACTCATCTTGGTCCAGTTTGCTTCTGTGGCAGGGATTTTAGCCTTTCTTTCGCAAAAGAAAAAGGAAAGACTGCCTTTCGTGCCTTTCCTCTTACTTGCTGCGACTATAATAATTTTCTATCAGTTCTTATTAGTTTGTTGA
- a CDS encoding GNAT family acetyltransferase, with protein sequence MMIRFEENVSIENAQLVCQWSNSLGKSFQEQWMGTMIPFPLTIQILQDLEGIFSIFDGQEFVGLIQKIRLEDRNLHIGRFFINPQKQGQGLGSQALRKFVSLAFENEDIDTISLNVYEANQTAYKLYQKEGFETVQMVEVPIRKYIMKKGR encoded by the coding sequence ATGATGATTCGTTTTGAAGAAAATGTGAGCATAGAAAATGCTCAGCTCGTATGCCAATGGTCTAACTCCCTTGGCAAATCCTTTCAAGAACAATGGATGGGAACAATGATTCCTTTTCCCTTAACAATTCAAATCTTGCAAGATTTGGAAGGAATCTTTTCAATCTTTGATGGACAAGAGTTTGTGGGGCTTATCCAGAAAATCAGGCTAGAAGACAGGAATCTTCATATCGGGAGATTTTTTATCAATCCCCAGAAACAGGGGCAGGGCTTAGGTAGCCAAGCTTTAAGGAAATTTGTTAGTTTGGCCTTTGAAAATGAAGACATAGACACTATTTCTCTAAATGTCTACGAGGCAAATCAAACAGCTTACAAGCTTTACCAAAAAGAAGGATTTGAAACCGTTCAAATGGTTGAAGTACCTATACGAAAATACATCATGAAAAAGGGCAGATAA
- a CDS encoding thiol-disulfide isomerase: protein MNTSRPRKIRILLASVLALVVGITLYSQYQSHQERFQLKTSFEEKDTIAVLKHLTASGKYASDMRKAGYIVPPDGAIRLDGGIDSIGIKGDIDLKMSNPRRDEVSVLFETMVNEEKIDAYYILDHQFTLKRSYYSYISNQNKESVTISQAEEERLLKIVQKELKAFLDKMYQTLYG from the coding sequence ATAAACACGTCGAGACCTAGAAAAATACGAATCTTGCTCGCTTCTGTACTTGCCTTAGTTGTTGGTATCACTCTTTATTCTCAGTATCAAAGCCACCAAGAACGGTTCCAATTAAAGACCTCCTTTGAAGAAAAGGACACTATAGCCGTCTTAAAACATTTAACGGCGTCAGGAAAATATGCGTCTGACATGCGAAAAGCTGGCTATATTGTTCCTCCCGACGGTGCCATTCGCTTGGATGGAGGAATTGACTCCATAGGGATAAAAGGAGACATCGATTTGAAAATGTCGAATCCTAGAAGGGATGAAGTCTCGGTTTTATTTGAAACAATGGTAAATGAGGAAAAAATAGATGCCTACTATATTTTAGATCATCAATTTACTCTAAAACGTAGTTACTATTCTTATATTAGTAATCAAAATAAAGAAAGTGTGACGATATCTCAAGCCGAAGAAGAACGCTTGTTAAAGATTGTTCAAAAAGAGTTGAAAGCTTTTCTAGATAAGATGTATCAGACTTTATATGGTTGA
- a CDS encoding general stress protein, which translates to MSNVDKNVEKKDVAVVSQDVKGELTYEDKVIQKIIGLSLEKVPGLLDVDGGFFSNLTEKIINTDNVTHGVNVEVGKEQVAVDLNIVVEYQKNVPALYKEIKDVVVSQVTKMTDLEVVEVNVNVVDIKTKEQHEADSVSLQDRVTDVASSTGEFASEQFEKVKSGIGSGVAAVQEKVGEGVEAVKGETKENARVH; encoded by the coding sequence ATGTCAAACGTAGATAAAAATGTAGAAAAAAAAGATGTCGCTGTTGTTTCTCAAGATGTTAAAGGGGAACTCACTTATGAGGATAAAGTAATCCAAAAAATCATTGGTCTTTCACTTGAAAAAGTACCTGGACTTTTGGATGTGGATGGAGGATTCTTCTCTAATCTAACAGAAAAAATTATCAATACAGATAATGTCACTCATGGTGTCAATGTTGAAGTTGGGAAAGAGCAAGTTGCAGTTGACTTGAACATTGTTGTTGAGTACCAAAAGAATGTCCCTGCTTTGTACAAAGAAATCAAAGATGTTGTCGTATCACAAGTTACAAAAATGACTGATCTAGAAGTAGTTGAAGTCAATGTGAATGTTGTTGATATCAAAACGAAGGAACAGCATGAAGCAGATTCAGTAAGCCTCCAAGACCGAGTAACTGACGTGGCTTCTTCAACAGGAGAATTTGCTTCAGAACAATTTGAAAAAGTGAAATCTGGTATCGGTTCAGGTGTTGCTGCTGTTCAAGAAAAAGTAGGCGAAGGTGTTGAAGCCGTTAAAGGCGAAACAAAGGAAAATGCTCGCGTACACTAA
- a CDS encoding membrane protein: protein MEWFKKYQYPIIAGLVGVILACFILSFGFFKTLFVLICGALGAFAGYYVKEKYLNK, encoded by the coding sequence ATGGAATGGTTTAAAAAATATCAGTATCCAATTATTGCAGGTTTAGTAGGTGTCATTCTCGCTTGCTTTATCTTATCCTTTGGCTTTTTCAAAACACTATTTGTACTAATTTGTGGAGCCTTAGGAGCATTTGCAGGATACTATGTTAAGGAAAAATATTTAAATAAATAA
- a CDS encoding membrane protein, whose protein sequence is MSKSKKILLLIFCILILTIFLPILIDYHQVSDLGIHLFSWRELYAEFLIARYVFWGTLVLSVLVLISILVILFYPKQYLEIQLETQEDTLKLKNSAIEGFVRCLVIDHQLMKEPTVHVNSRKNKCFVTVEGKILPSDNISNRCLVIQNEITHGLKQFFGIEREVKLEVKVKEVEPQKTTKKTVSRVK, encoded by the coding sequence ATGTCAAAATCAAAGAAAATATTGTTACTTATTTTCTGTATCTTAATCTTGACTATTTTCCTTCCTATTCTCATAGATTATCATCAGGTCAGTGATTTAGGAATCCACTTATTCAGTTGGAGAGAACTCTACGCTGAATTCCTGATTGCTAGATATGTCTTTTGGGGGACACTTGTCCTATCTGTTTTAGTGTTAATTTCAATCTTAGTGATACTCTTTTATCCTAAACAATATCTAGAGATCCAATTAGAAACTCAAGAAGATACATTAAAACTAAAAAATTCAGCTATCGAAGGCTTTGTTCGATGTTTGGTTATTGATCATCAGTTGATGAAAGAACCAACGGTCCATGTAAATAGCCGCAAAAATAAATGTTTCGTTACTGTAGAAGGTAAAATTCTTCCTTCAGACAACATCTCAAATCGATGTCTAGTCATTCAGAATGAAATAACTCATGGATTAAAGCAGTTCTTTGGTATTGAACGTGAGGTAAAACTTGAAGTTAAAGTAAAAGAAGTTGAACCTCAAAAAACGACCAAAAAGACTGTTAGTCGTGTAAAGTAA
- a CDS encoding membrane protein → MLWSIIVGGLIGLIAGAITKKGGSMGLIANIFAGLIGSSVGQSLLGSWGPSLAGMAIIPSIVGAVIVVAVVSFLFGKK, encoded by the coding sequence ATGTTGTGGTCCATTATTGTAGGAGGTCTTATTGGTCTCATCGCAGGTGCAATCACTAAAAAAGGTGGTTCAATGGGATTGATTGCAAATATCTTTGCAGGTCTTATCGGTTCATCTGTAGGGCAATCACTTCTAGGAAGCTGGGGACCTTCATTGGCTGGAATGGCTATTATTCCGTCAATCGTAGGTGCAGTGATTGTTGTTGCAGTCGTTTCATTTCTATTTGGTAAAAAATAA
- a CDS encoding aspartate aminotransferase, with amino-acid sequence MRDLLSKKSHRQLELLELLFENKRWFHISELAELLHCTERSVKDDLSQVRSSFPDLIFHSSTNGIRIINTDDSDIEMVYHHFFKHSTHFSILEFVFFNEGCDTDSICREFYISSSSLYRIIRHINKIIKKQYRFEISLNPVRITGNEIDIRYFFAQYFSEKYYFLEWPFEDFSVEPLCKLLALVYKETAFPVNFATQRMLKLLLVTNLYRIKFGHFLEVEKNSFNNQLLESFMQAEGIDEIVASFDSEYHISLNKEVIGQLFVSYFQKMFFIDEEVFLNHAKTDSYVKKSYQLLGDLVDQVSREYNLQVDNKDNLIWHMHNTAHLHRQELSTEFILFDQKGNTIKNFQNIFPRFVSEVKEGIEHYLEALDMDRNSMKVNHLSYTFITHSKHLVLNLLQNQPKLKVLVMSNFDQYHAKSVAETLSYYCSNNFELEVWGELELSLDSLKESPYDIIISNFIIPPIENKRLIYSNNVNTVALISLLNAMMFIRLDE; translated from the coding sequence ATGAGAGATTTATTATCGAAAAAAAGTCATAGACAATTAGAATTATTAGAATTACTATTTGAAAACAAACGCTGGTTTCATATTTCAGAACTAGCAGAATTATTGCACTGTACAGAACGTTCCGTAAAAGATGACTTGTCCCAAGTCAGATCTTCTTTTCCTGACCTGATATTTCATTCCTCAACAAACGGCATCCGTATCATTAACACTGATGATAGTGATATTGAGATGGTCTATCATCATTTTTTTAAGCATTCAACCCACTTTTCAATTTTAGAATTCGTCTTCTTTAATGAAGGATGTGATACTGATAGTATCTGCAGAGAGTTTTATATCAGTTCTTCCTCTCTTTATCGTATCATCCGTCACATTAATAAAATTATTAAGAAACAATATCGTTTTGAAATAAGCCTCAATCCAGTTCGAATCACTGGAAATGAGATTGATATCCGTTACTTTTTTGCTCAGTATTTTTCAGAGAAATATTATTTCCTTGAATGGCCTTTTGAAGATTTTTCAGTAGAACCCTTGTGTAAGCTGTTGGCACTGGTCTATAAAGAAACTGCATTTCCAGTCAATTTCGCAACTCAACGAATGTTAAAGTTACTCCTCGTTACAAATTTATACCGCATTAAGTTTGGTCATTTCTTGGAAGTTGAGAAAAATTCTTTTAACAACCAATTGTTGGAATCTTTCATGCAGGCAGAAGGAATTGACGAGATTGTAGCGAGCTTTGACTCTGAATATCATATCTCTCTGAATAAAGAAGTGATCGGTCAATTATTTGTATCCTATTTTCAAAAAATGTTTTTCATAGATGAAGAAGTATTTCTCAACCATGCAAAAACAGACAGCTATGTGAAAAAATCGTATCAGTTATTGGGAGATCTAGTAGATCAGGTATCAAGAGAGTATAATCTCCAAGTAGACAATAAAGATAATCTGATTTGGCATATGCATAATACAGCACATCTGCATCGCCAGGAATTATCGACAGAGTTTATCCTATTTGATCAAAAAGGTAATACAATCAAGAACTTTCAAAATATTTTCCCTCGCTTTGTTTCAGAGGTGAAGGAAGGGATTGAACATTATCTAGAGGCTTTGGATATGGATCGTAATTCAATGAAGGTCAATCATTTGTCTTATACTTTTATCACTCATAGCAAACACTTGGTGCTAAATCTTTTACAAAATCAACCTAAATTAAAGGTTTTGGTCATGAGTAATTTTGATCAGTATCATGCAAAATCAGTAGCCGAGACACTTTCTTACTATTGTAGTAACAATTTTGAACTGGAGGTTTGGGGTGAATTAGAGTTATCACTTGATTCTCTAAAAGAATCACCATACGACATCATTATTTCTAATTTTATTATTCCTCCTATTGAAAATAAGAGACTGATCTATTCTAATAATGTCAATACAGTTGCTCTCATCTCTTTGCTTAACGCAATGATGTTTATTCGATTGGACGAGTAA
- a CDS encoding dehydrogenase: MVKTILITGATDGIGKHLAKKLASEGHQIILHGRNPQKLELALQEVRAVSLRGRVSSYLADFSKLDDVYRFVEEIKRDFQSIDVLFNNAGLYAGKERKASAENVELTFMLSVLIPYTLTTELSPLLEKAPDGRIINTSSYMHHFAKVKDLDFGFENNYNPGLAYNNSKLYTIWMTRYLARKFFLRGSNITINSYHPGLISTKLGNDSCDEKTKKSLFGRLMKSFSKDLDEGIKTGYYLTLSEEITGLTGYYFDEKKVKSASEKGYNFEKAQDLITYCDDKIKLFQTKQ; encoded by the coding sequence ATGGTCAAAACGATTCTGATTACAGGTGCTACTGACGGTATTGGGAAACATTTGGCAAAGAAACTGGCCAGTGAAGGTCATCAGATCATCCTCCATGGTCGAAACCCTCAAAAACTTGAGTTGGCGCTTCAAGAGGTTCGGGCAGTTTCCTTGAGAGGCAGAGTTTCTAGTTACCTTGCAGATTTTTCAAAATTAGACGATGTTTATCGATTTGTGGAAGAAATCAAGCGAGACTTTCAAAGTATCGATGTCTTGTTTAACAATGCAGGACTGTATGCAGGAAAAGAACGAAAAGCGAGTGCTGAAAATGTCGAGTTGACTTTTATGTTATCCGTTCTCATTCCCTATACGTTAACAACTGAGCTAAGCCCCTTGTTAGAAAAAGCGCCTGACGGTCGTATCATTAATACCTCCTCCTATATGCATCATTTTGCCAAGGTCAAGGATTTAGACTTTGGATTTGAGAACAATTATAATCCCGGATTGGCCTATAATAATTCTAAACTTTACACTATTTGGATGACACGCTATCTAGCCAGAAAGTTCTTCTTAAGAGGTTCAAACATCACCATCAATTCTTACCATCCAGGTTTAATTTCAACCAAATTGGGGAATGATTCCTGTGATGAAAAGACGAAAAAGTCTCTCTTCGGACGCTTGATGAAGTCATTTTCAAAAGATCTAGACGAGGGAATTAAAACAGGCTACTACCTCACCTTATCAGAAGAAATTACAGGTTTGACTGGCTACTATTTTGATGAAAAAAAAGTGAAGTCAGCTTCTGAAAAAGGATATAATTTTGAAAAAGCTCAAGATTTAATCACTTACTGTGACGATAAAATCAAATTGTTTCAAACCAAACAGTGA